In Nonomuraea muscovyensis, one genomic interval encodes:
- a CDS encoding copper chaperone PCu(A)C produces the protein MFSRHVLTLAAVLAVGACGAQPAQNAAAPASSAPAATASASASAAGAALTITDPWVKTVKKGMTAAFGTLVNNTDADIAVVAGTSPLSPTIELHEVVDSGGKMVMRPKEGGFVVPARSTHELKPGGDHIMLMGVTEEVKPGARIPFTLTVKDGAPLEFTAVGKDFAGAKEDYQPGAGH, from the coding sequence GTGTTCTCTCGCCATGTCCTGACCCTGGCCGCCGTTCTCGCCGTGGGCGCGTGCGGCGCGCAGCCCGCCCAGAACGCCGCCGCGCCGGCCTCCTCCGCGCCGGCCGCCACAGCCTCCGCCTCCGCCTCCGCCGCCGGGGCGGCGCTCACCATCACCGACCCGTGGGTGAAGACCGTGAAGAAGGGGATGACGGCCGCGTTCGGCACCCTGGTCAACAACACCGACGCCGACATCGCCGTCGTGGCCGGGACCTCGCCGCTGTCGCCGACGATCGAGCTGCACGAGGTCGTCGACTCGGGCGGCAAGATGGTCATGAGGCCCAAGGAGGGCGGCTTCGTCGTGCCGGCCCGGAGCACCCACGAGCTGAAGCCCGGCGGCGACCACATCATGCTGATGGGCGTCACCGAAGAAGTGAAGCCGGGAGCCCGCATCCCGTTCACGCTGACGGTCAAGGACGGCGCGCCGCTGGAGTTCACGGCGGTGGGCAAGGACTTCGCCGGGGCGAAGGAGGACTACCAGCCTGGTGCCGGTCACTGA
- a CDS encoding MFS transporter: MSASVPFRLLRTSVFAVVCLALGVGAHLFGGGTVSANAMAGGLVAAFAVAYPLSGRERAFGAILPLLGGLQVVMHVAFSLAHVTSPVEVAGHGHSGLVPGLGMLVAHAWATGLTALWLARGEALFWAVLRRLAVRLLALFRPVASWTPFLPACTAEPPALRSAVLRHVVSRRGPPVFVDFG; this comes from the coding sequence GTGTCCGCGTCCGTGCCGTTCCGCCTGCTACGCACCTCGGTGTTCGCCGTGGTGTGTCTCGCGCTGGGCGTGGGGGCGCACCTGTTCGGCGGAGGCACGGTGTCCGCGAACGCCATGGCCGGGGGGCTGGTGGCGGCGTTCGCGGTGGCGTATCCGCTGTCGGGGCGCGAGCGGGCGTTCGGCGCCATCCTGCCGCTGCTGGGCGGACTGCAGGTGGTCATGCACGTGGCGTTCTCGCTGGCGCATGTCACCTCGCCGGTCGAGGTGGCGGGGCACGGCCACTCGGGGCTGGTGCCGGGGCTGGGCATGCTGGTGGCGCACGCATGGGCGACCGGGCTGACGGCGTTGTGGCTGGCCCGGGGTGAGGCGCTGTTCTGGGCGGTGCTGCGGCGGCTGGCCGTGCGGCTGCTGGCGCTGTTCCGGCCTGTCGCCTCGTGGACTCCTTTCCTTCCTGCCTGTACGGCTGAGCCGCCCGCGCTGCGGTCGGCCGTGCTGCGGCACGTGGTCAGCAGGCGGGGCCCGCCTGTGTTCGTCGATTTCGGCTGA
- a CDS encoding epoxide hydrolase family protein, which yields MANNGDIHPFRIDIPQADLDDLRARLTGTRWPAQPGVNDWSRGVPTGYLRKLADYWATGFDWRAREAALNEVPQFTTVIDGQPIHFFHVRSPEPGAVPLLLTHGWPSSPVEYLKLVGPLTDPGAHGGDPADAFHLVIPSLPGYGFSNPIGPDGFNLFGVARAWAELMRRLGYERYAAHGTDVGSGVTGMLPMVDPGRVLGTHLSGTVAAHPFGPAIELDGLTDADRARAEKFNALREDGVGYLVMQATRPQTLAYGLNDSPAGQLAWIVEKFQEWTDPAAALPEDAVDLDQLLTNVSIFWFTGSGASTAHAVYEGMRAWRAFAAQQEQEQRPADAGQRQGPPTGVAVFAADTTIRSIMDPAGLIAHWSEYDRGGHFAAMETPDLLAGDIRAFFRPLR from the coding sequence ATGGCGAACAACGGCGACATCCACCCCTTCCGCATCGACATCCCCCAAGCCGACCTGGACGACCTGAGAGCCCGCCTGACCGGCACCCGCTGGCCCGCCCAGCCGGGTGTGAACGACTGGAGCCGTGGCGTCCCCACCGGCTACCTCAGGAAACTGGCCGACTACTGGGCCACCGGCTTCGACTGGCGAGCGCGGGAGGCGGCGCTGAACGAGGTGCCGCAGTTCACGACGGTCATCGACGGGCAGCCGATCCACTTCTTCCACGTGCGCTCCCCCGAACCCGGCGCGGTGCCGCTGCTCCTCACCCACGGCTGGCCCAGCTCGCCGGTGGAGTACCTGAAGCTCGTGGGCCCGCTGACCGATCCCGGCGCTCACGGCGGTGACCCCGCAGACGCCTTCCACCTGGTGATTCCCTCGCTGCCCGGCTACGGCTTCTCGAACCCGATCGGCCCCGACGGCTTCAACCTGTTCGGCGTGGCGCGTGCCTGGGCGGAGCTGATGCGCCGGCTCGGCTACGAGAGGTACGCGGCCCACGGCACCGACGTCGGCTCGGGCGTGACGGGCATGCTGCCGATGGTGGACCCGGGGCGGGTGCTCGGCACCCACCTGAGCGGCACCGTGGCGGCACACCCGTTCGGCCCGGCGATCGAGCTGGACGGGCTGACGGACGCCGACCGGGCGCGGGCCGAGAAGTTCAACGCGCTGCGCGAGGACGGCGTCGGCTACCTGGTGATGCAGGCGACCCGGCCGCAGACCCTCGCGTACGGGCTGAACGACTCGCCGGCCGGACAGCTCGCCTGGATCGTGGAGAAGTTCCAGGAGTGGACCGACCCGGCCGCCGCGCTGCCGGAGGACGCGGTCGACCTCGACCAGCTCCTGACCAACGTCAGCATCTTCTGGTTCACCGGCTCCGGGGCGTCCACCGCGCACGCGGTCTACGAGGGCATGCGGGCCTGGCGCGCCTTCGCCGCCCAGCAGGAGCAGGAGCAGCGGCCCGCCGACGCCGGACAGCGGCAGGGCCCGCCGACCGGGGTGGCCGTCTTCGCCGCGGACACCACGATCCGCTCGATCATGGACCCGGCCGGCCTGATCGCGCACTGGTCGGAGTACGACCGGGGCGGCCACTTCGCCGCCATGGAGACGCCCGACCTGCTCGCCGGCGACATCCGCGCCTTCTTCCGCCCTCTGCGCTGA
- a CDS encoding HAD-IA family hydrolase, giving the protein MSDVVPIKLACLDLAGTTVGDIAMVERAFAEAIATQGIVPGTGAYARAMVHVHRSRGCPKIDVFRGIFPDNEVQAQAANLTFERSYEGALERAGLVAMPGVIEVLDKLRGSGLHLALITGFSRTTLSRVLSVLGWDDKIDLAISPEDAGGRGRPWPDMVLHAVLRLGIEDVRQVAVIGDSESDMLCGRRSGASVVAGVLTGVHSRERLLKGGATHILDSIADFPSLILSDDMAPHHTTAPAR; this is encoded by the coding sequence ATGAGTGACGTCGTCCCCATCAAGCTGGCGTGCCTGGACCTGGCCGGCACAACAGTCGGTGACATCGCCATGGTCGAGCGCGCGTTCGCTGAGGCGATCGCCACGCAGGGCATAGTCCCCGGGACCGGAGCGTACGCGCGTGCGATGGTTCACGTGCACCGGTCCCGGGGGTGCCCCAAGATCGATGTCTTCCGGGGGATCTTCCCCGACAACGAGGTCCAGGCCCAAGCGGCGAACCTCACGTTCGAACGCTCCTACGAGGGCGCCCTCGAACGAGCCGGCCTCGTCGCCATGCCCGGAGTCATCGAGGTCCTCGACAAGCTCCGCGGCTCCGGCCTCCATCTCGCCCTCATCACCGGCTTCAGCCGCACCACCCTGAGCCGCGTCCTGAGCGTCCTCGGCTGGGACGACAAGATCGACCTCGCCATCTCCCCCGAAGACGCGGGCGGCCGCGGCCGCCCCTGGCCCGACATGGTCCTGCACGCCGTCCTCCGCCTCGGCATCGAAGACGTCCGCCAGGTGGCCGTGATCGGCGACTCGGAAAGCGACATGCTCTGCGGCCGCCGCTCGGGCGCCTCCGTCGTGGCCGGCGTCCTGACCGGCGTCCACAGCCGCGAACGCCTCCTCAAGGGCGGCGCCACCCACATCCTCGACTCGATCGCCGACTTCCCCAGCCTCATCCTCAGCGACGACATGGCCCCGCACCACACAACCGCTCCGGCCCGGTAA
- a CDS encoding heavy-metal-associated domain-containing protein: MSTATYTVKGMTCGHCVSSVKEEVSEVAGVTSVEVDLATGLLTVSGDGPVQEADVVAAVEEAGYEVVR; encoded by the coding sequence ATGAGCACCGCAACATACACCGTCAAAGGCATGACCTGCGGCCACTGTGTGAGTTCCGTCAAGGAAGAGGTCTCCGAGGTGGCCGGGGTGACCTCGGTGGAGGTGGACCTCGCCACGGGGTTGCTCACCGTGTCGGGCGACGGCCCGGTCCAGGAGGCCGACGTCGTGGCGGCGGTCGAGGAGGCCGGGTACGAGGTGGTCAGGTAG
- the pdxR gene encoding MocR-like pyridoxine biosynthesis transcription factor PdxR, with the protein MDVHVTLSGRGDLAAQVYRQLLEAILDGRLRSGERLPPTRELARRLEISRNTVAVAYDRLVADGFLVGRAGAGTFVSAEPVRGRAAPRGVVQPRALWRSLPPAQPPAAPATYDFRVGVPDPRLFPMEAWRRLVARELRTSAVTGGYGDPAGHEGLREAIARHVGVSRSVRAGAGDVLITSGAQQALDLVGRVLIEPGACVAVEEPGYPPARLLFRSLGARVAGVPVDGEGIDVSALPNAARLVYVTPSHQFPLGTPMSPARRTALLAWAERRQAVVIEDDYDSEFRFGDRPLEPLQSLDRAGRVVYVGSFSKTLLPALRLGFLVAPASLVPALRAVKQLTDWHGVLPTQAALARFIDEGLLSRHIRKATRAYAARRDLIAEALSGDDRLRPVPSLAGLHLCARLAPGVSVRPAPGLAVEPLDAYYDRAPAGAGLIIGYGAIQREAVPAGLRLLLRSLRLGVPAAPEASGALA; encoded by the coding sequence ATGGACGTCCACGTGACCCTGTCCGGGCGCGGCGACCTGGCCGCACAGGTCTACCGGCAGCTCCTGGAGGCGATCCTCGACGGGCGGCTCCGGTCGGGTGAGCGGCTGCCGCCGACCCGGGAGCTGGCGCGGCGGCTGGAGATCTCGCGCAACACGGTCGCCGTGGCCTACGACCGGCTGGTGGCCGACGGGTTCCTGGTGGGCCGGGCGGGCGCGGGGACGTTCGTGTCGGCGGAGCCGGTGCGGGGCCGGGCGGCGCCGCGCGGGGTGGTGCAGCCGCGCGCCCTGTGGCGTTCCCTGCCGCCGGCACAGCCGCCGGCGGCCCCGGCGACGTACGACTTCCGGGTGGGCGTGCCGGATCCGCGGCTGTTCCCGATGGAGGCGTGGCGCCGGCTCGTGGCACGCGAGCTGCGGACGAGCGCGGTGACGGGCGGGTACGGCGACCCGGCGGGGCACGAGGGCCTGCGCGAGGCGATCGCACGGCACGTCGGCGTGAGCCGTTCGGTGCGGGCGGGCGCCGGCGACGTGCTCATCACCAGCGGCGCGCAGCAGGCACTCGATCTGGTGGGGCGGGTGCTGATCGAGCCGGGCGCCTGCGTGGCGGTCGAGGAGCCCGGCTACCCGCCGGCGCGACTGCTGTTCCGCTCGCTCGGGGCGCGGGTCGCCGGGGTGCCGGTGGACGGCGAGGGCATCGACGTCTCGGCCCTGCCGAACGCGGCCCGGCTGGTGTACGTCACGCCGTCCCACCAGTTCCCGCTGGGCACGCCGATGTCGCCGGCGCGGCGGACGGCGCTGCTGGCCTGGGCCGAACGGCGGCAGGCGGTGGTCATCGAGGACGACTACGACAGCGAGTTCCGCTTCGGGGACCGCCCGCTGGAACCGCTGCAGAGCCTGGACCGGGCGGGGCGGGTGGTCTACGTCGGGTCGTTCTCGAAGACGCTGCTGCCGGCGTTGCGCCTGGGGTTCCTGGTGGCGCCGGCGTCGCTCGTGCCCGCGCTGCGCGCCGTGAAGCAGCTCACCGACTGGCACGGGGTGCTGCCGACGCAGGCGGCCCTGGCCCGGTTCATCGACGAGGGGCTGCTCTCGCGGCACATCAGGAAGGCGACCCGCGCGTACGCCGCCAGGCGCGACCTGATCGCCGAGGCGCTCTCGGGCGACGACCGCCTGCGCCCGGTCCCCTCGCTCGCGGGCCTGCACCTCTGCGCGCGGCTGGCTCCGGGAGTGTCCGTACGGCCCGCGCCCGGCCTGGCGGTGGAGCCGCTCGACGCGTACTACGACCGAGCGCCGGCCGGAGCCGGACTGATCATCGGCTACGGGGCGATCCAGCGGGAGGCCGTCCCCGCCGGCCTGCGGCTGCTGCTGCGGTCGCTACGGCTGGGGGTGCCTGCGGCCCCAGAAGCGTCTGGCGCGCTCGCCTGA
- a CDS encoding MFS transporter, with product MTGGSPGDAPAPAPAPTDGGAPAPAPAPTDGGAPAPAGSPAVATRAERTLTLAQLANSVGDGAYLVTSALYFVHVVGLSAARIGFGLTLGWAVGALAGVPLGHLADRRGPRGVAVLLAVATATAVGSFAFVRSFEMFVVVACLYGAAQTGLSAARQALLAALVEPARRTRVRAALQATLNGGLAAGAGLGGLALHVGTREAYLAVFALDVVGFLLAGLVLLRLPAVTPAPVASGPRLAVLRDRPYALVTLINTVLLCYMPLLSVVVPLWITLRTPAPAWLVSVLFLVNTAGVLAFQVRVARRVRGLADAARSVRRAGALMLLACAVFALSAAGVPAWLAGAVIVAAVVPQVLAEMLLAAGSWEISFGLAPEGRQGQYQGFFGSGTAVARALGPALLTTVIIGWGAAGWLVVGVVFLAAGAAMAPAVRWARPT from the coding sequence TTGACCGGCGGCTCACCCGGCGACGCCCCCGCGCCCGCCCCGGCCCCCACCGATGGCGGCGCTCCCGCGCCCGCCCCGGCCCCCACCGATGGCGGCGCTCCCGCGCCCGCCGGGTCACCCGCGGTCGCGACGCGGGCGGAACGGACGCTCACCCTCGCCCAGCTCGCGAACTCCGTCGGCGACGGCGCCTATCTCGTCACCTCGGCCCTCTACTTCGTCCACGTCGTCGGGCTGTCGGCCGCGCGGATCGGCTTCGGGCTGACGCTCGGCTGGGCCGTGGGCGCGCTCGCGGGCGTGCCGCTGGGCCACCTCGCCGACCGGCGCGGCCCGCGCGGCGTCGCCGTGCTGCTCGCCGTCGCCACGGCCACGGCGGTCGGGTCGTTCGCGTTCGTCCGCTCGTTCGAGATGTTCGTGGTGGTGGCCTGCCTGTACGGCGCCGCGCAGACCGGCCTGTCGGCCGCCCGTCAGGCCCTGCTCGCCGCCCTCGTCGAACCCGCCCGCCGGACCCGGGTCCGGGCCGCCCTGCAGGCCACGCTGAACGGCGGCCTCGCCGCGGGCGCCGGGCTGGGCGGGCTCGCGCTGCACGTCGGCACCCGGGAGGCGTACCTGGCGGTGTTCGCACTGGACGTGGTCGGCTTCCTCCTCGCCGGCCTCGTCCTGCTCAGGCTGCCGGCCGTGACCCCCGCGCCGGTCGCCTCGGGCCCCCGCCTCGCCGTGCTGCGCGACCGGCCGTACGCGCTGGTGACGCTGATCAACACGGTGCTGCTCTGCTACATGCCGCTGCTGAGCGTGGTCGTGCCGCTCTGGATCACGTTGCGCACGCCGGCCCCGGCCTGGCTGGTCTCCGTGCTGTTCCTGGTGAACACGGCCGGGGTTCTGGCGTTCCAGGTGCGCGTCGCCCGGCGGGTGCGCGGCCTGGCGGACGCCGCCCGCTCGGTACGGCGGGCGGGGGCCCTCATGTTGCTGGCCTGCGCGGTGTTCGCGCTGTCGGCGGCCGGCGTGCCCGCCTGGCTCGCCGGCGCCGTCATCGTGGCCGCGGTGGTGCCGCAGGTGCTGGCCGAGATGCTGCTGGCCGCGGGGTCCTGGGAGATCTCCTTCGGCCTCGCGCCGGAGGGCCGGCAGGGGCAGTATCAGGGATTCTTCGGCAGCGGAACCGCCGTGGCCAGGGCGCTGGGCCCGGCGTTGCTCACCACGGTGATCATCGGCTGGGGCGCGGCCGGCTGGCTGGTGGTCGGCGTGGTGTTCCTGGCGGCCGGGGCCGCCATGGCCCCCGCGGTCCGCTGGGCCCGCCCTACCTGA
- a CDS encoding MFS transporter, with amino-acid sequence MSPSRWWALPVVLVAVFMTTLDFFVANLAIPSIRAGLAASGSQAQLVIAAYGLAYAAGLVVAGRLGDLYGPRRVFLAGLAVFTLASAACGSAPSPGALVVARAAQGVAAALLAPQVLTLLGALYRGADRPRAFGWYGTAVGLAGVGGQAIGGLLVAADPMGLGWRACFLVNVPLGLAALVLTPWLVPAPAAGAAGAARTGAAAGARSGGLDVLGAGLVAAGLVAVVLPLVQGREQGWPAWTWPCLAASVPLLAAFARRQRWLAASGRQPLLDLDVFAAKGFASGLAAVALLFGGSAGVSFVLALYLQEGLRLGPLAAGLVCTALNAGFFAASLRTASLAGRLGHRLPLAGAVTLVLGLASLHHAVGGAGAVPYRVAGALLVTGAGMGLVMSPLVSAVLARVRPARAGAAAGVLGTVQETGGVLGGTVTGTVLLGSLSAGWPAAAQAGLAVPMVCALGVLAVLALTKPARAPAPACA; translated from the coding sequence ATGTCACCGAGCCGCTGGTGGGCGCTGCCCGTCGTGCTGGTCGCCGTCTTCATGACCACGCTGGACTTCTTCGTGGCCAACCTGGCGATCCCGTCCATCCGGGCGGGGCTCGCGGCGAGCGGCTCGCAGGCGCAGCTCGTGATCGCGGCGTACGGGCTGGCGTACGCGGCCGGGCTCGTGGTCGCGGGGCGGCTCGGTGACCTGTACGGGCCGCGCCGGGTCTTCCTCGCGGGGCTCGCGGTGTTCACGCTGGCCTCGGCGGCGTGCGGGTCCGCCCCTTCGCCCGGGGCGCTGGTGGTGGCGCGGGCCGCGCAGGGGGTGGCCGCGGCGCTGCTCGCGCCGCAGGTGCTCACGCTGCTCGGCGCGCTGTACCGGGGCGCGGACCGGCCGAGGGCGTTCGGCTGGTACGGGACGGCGGTGGGGCTGGCGGGGGTGGGCGGGCAGGCGATCGGCGGGCTGCTGGTCGCGGCGGACCCGATGGGGCTGGGCTGGCGGGCCTGCTTCCTGGTGAACGTGCCTCTCGGCCTGGCCGCCCTGGTCCTGACACCGTGGCTGGTCCCGGCGCCCGCTGCCGGTGCCGCCGGGGCGGCCAGGACCGGTGCTGCCGCCGGGGCCCGGAGCGGTGGGCTGGACGTGCTGGGGGCGGGTCTGGTCGCGGCCGGGCTGGTGGCGGTCGTGCTTCCGCTGGTCCAGGGGCGTGAGCAGGGGTGGCCGGCGTGGACGTGGCCGTGCCTGGCCGCCTCGGTGCCGCTGCTCGCCGCCTTCGCCCGCCGGCAGCGGTGGCTGGCCGCGAGCGGGCGGCAGCCGTTGCTCGACCTCGACGTCTTCGCGGCGAAGGGGTTCGCGTCGGGGCTCGCGGCCGTGGCGCTGCTGTTCGGCGGCTCGGCGGGCGTGTCGTTCGTGCTCGCGCTCTACCTGCAGGAGGGGCTGCGGCTGGGGCCGCTGGCGGCCGGGCTGGTGTGCACGGCGCTGAATGCCGGGTTCTTCGCCGCCTCCCTGCGCACCGCGTCGCTGGCGGGGCGGCTCGGGCACCGGTTGCCGCTGGCCGGGGCGGTGACGCTGGTGCTGGGGCTCGCGTCGCTGCACCACGCCGTCGGGGGTGCGGGCGCGGTGCCGTACCGGGTGGCGGGGGCGTTGCTCGTGACGGGCGCCGGGATGGGGCTGGTGATGTCGCCGCTGGTCTCCGCCGTCCTGGCCCGCGTCCGCCCGGCGCGGGCGGGGGCGGCGGCGGGCGTGCTGGGGACGGTGCAGGAGACCGGGGGCGTGCTGGGCGGCACGGTGACGGGGACGGTGCTGCTCGGCTCGCTCAGCGCCGGCTGGCCGGCAGCCGCCCAGGCGGGCCTCGCCGTCCCCATGGTCTGCGCCCTGGGTGTGCTGGCCGTCCTCGCCCTGACCAAGCCCGCCAGGGCCCCCGCGCCCGCCTGCGCATGA
- a CDS encoding carboxymuconolactone decarboxylase family protein, protein MTERLKLGAFAADAYRAMAGLDGFVAAGTLPAPLLELVRLRASQINGCVYCVDMHSSDAKQAGESDARLHAVSVWREAPFFTDRERAALAFTEAATRLSTHDVTGEIWREAAEHFDEQQLAELIVAVATINAWNRMCVATRMIPASYKA, encoded by the coding sequence ATGACTGAACGACTGAAGCTCGGCGCCTTCGCCGCGGACGCATACCGAGCCATGGCCGGCCTGGACGGCTTCGTCGCCGCCGGCACACTGCCCGCGCCCCTCCTCGAACTCGTCCGGCTGCGCGCCAGTCAGATCAACGGCTGCGTCTACTGCGTGGACATGCACAGCTCCGACGCCAAGCAGGCCGGCGAGAGCGACGCCAGGCTGCACGCCGTGTCCGTGTGGCGCGAGGCGCCCTTCTTCACCGACCGGGAACGCGCCGCCCTCGCCTTCACCGAGGCCGCCACCCGGCTCTCCACCCACGACGTCACCGGCGAGATCTGGCGGGAGGCGGCCGAGCACTTCGACGAACAGCAGCTCGCCGAGCTCATCGTGGCCGTCGCCACCATCAACGCCTGGAACCGGATGTGCGTCGCCACCCGGATGATCCCCGCGTCGTACAAGGCCTGA
- a CDS encoding tyrosine-type recombinase/integrase: MPNKDGHRRFGNIRKLPSGRFQIRYPGPDGRLHTGATTYPTKTDADRALTLIEAQMISGEWTDPDRGKIQLADYARAWIKERPGLRPKTVELYTWLLERHIVPTLGGVAVGKLSAQMIRTWRSDLLGNGVSVSTAAKAYRLLRAVLMTAVEEDKLIARNPCRIKGADNEHTPERPVLTVAQVFELADRMADRRFKALVLLATFASLRWGEVIALRRSSLDLDARTVQIREQLIELDGGEMRLSPPKSRAGRRTISIPSAIIPALTEHLATYVDQADDAFVFLGKRGAFLRGGNFRREAKWAEALKEMGLQGLHFHDLRHTGNTLAAQSGASLADLKARMGHDSDRAALIYQHATRDADQRIADALSARVAAEQQKIAKS, from the coding sequence ATGCCGAACAAGGACGGCCACCGGCGTTTCGGCAACATCCGCAAGCTTCCCTCCGGTCGGTTCCAGATCCGCTATCCCGGCCCGGACGGACGGCTGCACACCGGCGCGACGACGTACCCCACGAAGACGGACGCCGACCGGGCGCTCACGCTCATCGAGGCCCAGATGATCTCGGGAGAGTGGACGGACCCGGATCGTGGCAAGATCCAGCTCGCCGACTACGCCCGTGCCTGGATCAAGGAACGTCCCGGCCTGCGTCCCAAGACGGTGGAGCTGTACACGTGGCTGCTCGAACGCCACATCGTCCCGACGCTCGGCGGCGTGGCGGTCGGGAAGCTGTCGGCCCAGATGATCCGCACCTGGCGCTCGGATCTGCTCGGCAACGGCGTCTCGGTCTCGACTGCGGCCAAGGCGTACCGCCTGCTGCGCGCCGTGCTGATGACGGCCGTCGAAGAGGACAAGCTGATCGCACGGAACCCGTGCCGAATCAAGGGTGCCGACAACGAGCACACCCCCGAGCGGCCGGTCCTCACCGTGGCCCAGGTCTTCGAGCTCGCCGACCGGATGGCCGACAGACGCTTCAAGGCTCTCGTCCTACTGGCCACCTTCGCGAGCCTGCGCTGGGGCGAGGTGATCGCGCTCCGCCGTAGCAGCCTCGACCTCGACGCCCGGACGGTACAGATCCGCGAACAGCTCATCGAACTCGACGGCGGCGAGATGCGGCTGAGCCCGCCCAAGTCCCGCGCCGGCAGGCGCACGATCAGCATCCCATCGGCCATCATCCCGGCCCTGACCGAACACCTCGCCACCTACGTCGACCAGGCCGACGACGCCTTCGTCTTCCTCGGCAAGCGCGGAGCGTTCCTGCGGGGCGGGAACTTCCGGCGTGAGGCCAAGTGGGCGGAAGCGCTCAAGGAGATGGGGTTGCAGGGCCTGCACTTTCACGATCTCCGGCACACCGGCAACACCCTCGCCGCCCAGTCAGGCGCAAGCCTGGCTGACCTCAAGGCTCGGATGGGGCACGACAGCGACCGGGCCGCGCTCATCTACCAGCACGCGACACGCGACGCCGACCAGCGCATCGCCGACGCACTCAGCGCCCGCGTAGCAGCCGAACAACAGAAGATCGCCAAGAGCTAA
- a CDS encoding DLW-39 family protein, translating to MKKLLVLALVALGGLLIWRKVQADRAELDLWTEATGSDN from the coding sequence GTGAAGAAGCTGCTTGTTCTGGCGCTGGTCGCCCTCGGGGGGTTGCTGATCTGGCGCAAGGTGCAGGCTGATCGCGCCGAGCTCGATCTCTGGACCGAGGCCACCGGCAGCGACAACTGA
- a CDS encoding helix-turn-helix domain-containing protein, with protein MDKLLTVEEAAELLNTSPRFVRRLIAERRIEFVKLGRPVRIRESAVIAYVIAGTVTPMHKPDLGRAA; from the coding sequence ATGGACAAGCTTCTGACCGTGGAGGAGGCGGCGGAACTCCTCAACACCTCCCCCAGATTCGTCCGGCGGCTCATCGCGGAACGGCGCATCGAGTTCGTCAAGCTCGGCCGGCCGGTGCGCATCCGGGAGTCCGCCGTGATCGCGTACGTCATCGCCGGAACAGTCACCCCCATGCACAAGCCCGACCTGGGAAGGGCCGCCTGA
- a CDS encoding universal stress protein, translated as MDRDLPGGARLIVGVDETPASRWALAWAIGAARLHRMPLVAVHVSRAPVHPFPEALPVQNALRTGEEARCNDIIAGVFEDVAGGMPDDLTTVVVGKVGDPGYHLVDLAREGDLLVLGRSRRGVLSRLLLPSTSMYCARHAKATLVIVQQPSPPEDPEHSGERARRFWGRRHPQP; from the coding sequence GTGGATCGTGACCTGCCCGGCGGAGCGCGGCTGATCGTCGGGGTCGATGAGACCCCCGCCTCGCGCTGGGCGCTGGCCTGGGCCATCGGAGCCGCCAGGCTGCACCGCATGCCCCTCGTCGCCGTGCACGTGAGCAGGGCGCCGGTCCACCCGTTCCCCGAGGCGCTGCCCGTGCAGAACGCCCTGCGGACCGGCGAGGAGGCGCGCTGCAACGACATCATCGCCGGCGTGTTCGAGGACGTGGCGGGCGGGATGCCCGACGACCTGACCACGGTCGTGGTGGGCAAGGTCGGCGACCCCGGCTACCACCTCGTCGACCTGGCCCGCGAGGGCGACCTCCTCGTGCTCGGCCGCAGCAGGCGCGGAGTGCTCAGCCGCCTCCTGCTGCCCTCCACCAGCATGTACTGCGCGCGCCACGCCAAGGCCACGCTCGTCATCGTGCAGCAGCCCTCACCGCCCGAGGACCCCGAACATTCAGGCGAGCGCGCCAGACGCTTCTGGGGCCGCAGGCACCCCCAGCCGTAG